The proteins below come from a single Mya arenaria isolate MELC-2E11 chromosome 6, ASM2691426v1 genomic window:
- the LOC128237647 gene encoding mesotocin receptor-like has translation MGVRLPAHIAFIALSPILSTAFVVLNSFTIAIFVKKFRLASLSLVVMVNICVCDIFVCLFSNNFYLLNLLNPAYSWNTGGLACKLFKTLTMMANLNQIFSLVFLCVDRMGRFISTSSRQFKKEHGFAFLVITWVASMILSAPRMFLFDEKIITKFIPETNTSVIVNYACKPIGIEAAGYIALTVVQFIAGYAIPMVVILYCLIRCEIFIRRHMLMLSQLNLERASSVAMLNQQISQTFNMTGLLFMVIWTPFFILSILDLHVNLLGRNDLKDINFTLRCTLLVLGSGKPLIYLVSLKKFRSAFCGYFRKGSSLSSGSSKYSHSSGTAHGKGVSLSTSGM, from the coding sequence ATGGGGGTCCGACTTCCGGCACACATAGCGTTCATCGCCCTGTCACCGATACTTTCCACGGCATTCGTCGTCCTGAATAGTTTCACGATCGCCATTTTCGTGAAAAAGTTTCGCCTCGCTTCACTATCGCTCGTCGTCATGGTGAACATTTGCGTTTGCGATATTTTTGTTTGCCTGTTTTCAAACAACTTCTACTTGCTGAATCTTCTTAACCCAGCGTACTCATGGAACACAGGTGGCCTAGCCTGCAAGCTCTTCAAAACGCTCACGATGATGGCGAATTTGAATCAGATATTTAGTTTGGTTTTCCTTTGCGTCGATAGAATGGGCCGTTTCATCAGTACAAGCAGTCGCCAGTTCAAAAAGGAACATGGTTTCGCGTTCTTAGTTATAACATGGGTTGCATCGATGATATTGAGTGCTCCTAGAATGTTTCTTTTCGACGAAAAAATAATCACGAAATTCATCCCAGAAACAAACACGTCAGTGATTGTAAACTACGCCTGTAAACCCATTGGAATAGAGGCTGCAGGATACATAGCACTTACAGTTGTCCAGTTTATTGCCGGCTACGCCATACCGATGGTGGTTATACTCTACTGTCTAATACGTTGCGAGATATTCATCCGACGCCACATGTTAATGTTGTCGCAACTGAATCTAGAACGCGCGTCAAGCGTCGCGATGCTAAACCAACAGATCTCCCAGACCTTCAACATGACGGGACTCCTGTTCATGGTCATCTGGACGCCGTTCTTCATCCTTTCCATTCTCGACCTTCACGTGAACCTCCTCGGCCGCAATGACCTCAAGGATATCAACTTCACGCTCCGTTGCACGTTGTTAGTACTAGGAAGTGGTAAGCCACTTATCTACTTGGTGAGCCTGAAGAAGTTCCGGTCTGCGTTCTGCGGATACTTTAGGAAGGGTTCTTCGCTTTCTTCTGGGAGTTCCAAGTACAGCCACTCTTCAGGCACTGCACACGGCAAAGGGGTGTCATTATCCACATCGGGCATGTAG
- the LOC128239076 gene encoding NADH dehydrogenase [ubiquinone] 1 beta subcomplex subunit 9-like produces the protein MSAGFLTAELLSHQQKVLRLYKKALRQTIGQNGRNLLDQRYNCLLVRQRFEKNRNMSQIEAQTALADGEEECYKYTNPSPLCFPNSVGGTAYMRYPPKQDAMIDMWHPFEKAQFPHYFAVRDIRKREHLERYDKMVEEYNKKQKEGVEV, from the exons ATGTCGGCAGGGTTTTTAACTGCCGAGCTTCTTTCACATCAACAGAAGGTTTTACGGTTGTATAAGAAGGCATTGCGTCAGACGATAGGACAGAATGGCCGAAACTT ACTCGACCAAAGGTACAACTGCTTACTGGTGCGACAACGATTTGAGAAAAACAGAAATATGTCTCAGATAGAAGCACAGACTGCTCTGGCTGACGGAGAAGAGGAATGCTATAAATATACAAACCCTTCTCCTTTATGTT TTCCCAATAGTGTTGGGGGCACGGCCTATATGCGTTATCCTCCTAAACAGGATGCC ATGATCGATATGTGGCATCCATTCGAAAAGGCCCAGTTCCCGCACTACTTTGCAGTAAGGGATATTCGAAAGAGGGAACACTTAGAACGATATGACAAAATGGTGGAggaatacaataaaaaacagaaaGAAGGCGTCGAAGTTTAG
- the LOC128238928 gene encoding bifunctional 3'-5' exonuclease/ATP-dependent helicase WRN-like, producing MASRRKRALPPWLQGTSVKKKTLEENICSNEEAVTKSDTQIERSVDAKKTSDKQVERSFNAKKTSEEQGKVEWTAEEAVAMSYKEFLFQGCIIYSYDINDCNILCEEIIISIGTDNSNDVFIGFDSEWPVTYEKGAQAKTALVQLCLNTEKCYLFHLSCMSKFPSMLKKLIEMENVKKVGLNVEYDIWKLGTDFDIKSKEVVQKSTVELRTLANKKLRSSENWSLEGLTRNVLHRRISKDPSVRKCDWRQFPLPETQQRYAATDAVVSLLLYQHLIKK from the exons ATGGCATCAAGGAGGAAAAGAGCGCTGCCACCTTGGCTACAAGGCACATctgtaaaaaagaaaactttagAAGAAAATATCTGTTCAAATGAAGAGGCCGTTACTAAATCAG ATACACAAATCGAAAGATCTGTAGATGCCAAAAAGACTTCAGATAAGCAAGTTGAGAGATCTTTTAATGCCAAAAAGACTTCAGAAGAACAAGGAAAAGTTGAATGGACAGCAGAAGAAGCAGTTGCCATGTCATATAAAGAATTCCTATTTCAAGGATGTATAATCTACTCATATGACATTAATGACTGCAATATATTGTGTGAAGAAATAATCATTAGCATTGGCACTGATAACAGCAATGATGTTTTCATAGGATTTGACTCAGAGTGGCCTGTGACATATGAGAAAGGTGCTCAAGCAAAGACCGCTCTAGTACAGCTGTgtttaaatactgaaaaatgTTACCTCTTTCATTTGTCTTGTATGTCAAAGTTTCCTTCAATGTTAAAGAAGTTAATCGAGATGGAGAATGTGAAGAAAGTTGGTTTGAATGTTGAGTATGACATCTGGAAATTAGGGACCGACTTTGATATCAAGTCCAAAGAAGTCGTACAAAAGAGTACAGTAGAGTTACGGACACTAGCCAACAAGAAACTCAGGTCATCGGAAAACTGGAGCTTGGAGGGGCTAACAAGGAATGTTTTACATCGTCGAATCAGCAAAGACCCTAGTGTGCGAAAATGTGACTGGAGGCAATTCCCACTCCCAGAAACCCAGCAGAGATATGCTGCCACCGACGCTGTTGTGTCCTTACTTCTTTACCAGcatttgataaagaaataa